The proteins below come from a single Leptidea sinapis chromosome Z, ilLepSina1.1, whole genome shotgun sequence genomic window:
- the LOC126979031 gene encoding ankyrin repeat domain-containing protein 12 isoform X7, which translates to MPSTSRSRGSGRGPDGAPRSQVIAPMSERQQLALVMQISSQDAPPAAPTPAEERKRTRQQRNERGETPLHVAAIRGDHEQVRKIINQGQDPNVTDFAGWTPLHEACNYGWLQVVAVLVSCGANVNAKGLDDDTPLHDAATSGNLKMVKFLIEHGAQPFAKNSQGKSPADYAAPHVQEYLQSLKDNARAAHNTKTRDDSTKKIGNASTTSEACKRSNMESLAQGEFENKEATAQEKVNNVEIKIKEEGEQVSSGVVSSTQDDSILGNKKLYIEIKQEPDQSEDDVSKRKKRKDNDDKESIAKPSSMARGGTGRILTGSKPPGPASKTGATMVHKGGASLNVNKSVATSSTGKLQTGGKGSAGTKGKSGSNKALSTQIKQERRSPVPSPKSSKDDDSDDLKPLEAIAPKVPPLKIVIPGGAGGSGSRNEQEDGGSGQRGSGKGRGNASTLPYVLPCTTTDAGQTSDSSDGNSDDKRSGEGGKGQDDHGSTISGSSGGKHDTAASKPADQLYLRKMKKGKAHLRKYKSEKHNTVASMYHSSASGPTVELHPRKRKLKSSRDNHLREIKIERDTENSVSHNVTHSNPYQMYIHKRKQIERRQKTLFPVKPKPPKDFNKYLMNRCTYTLQNNVNPEPQVEIPITLPQQMITEFMSQERERTRLRIQHQVEKEKLVLAVEQEILRVHGRAERAVANQALPFSVCTILRDKEVYNVLAPEQEEKRNAQRSRCNGRQINSWLQEVDDKWEKIKEGMLRRQHTEAETLHAVQAMGWEWKLKELGLCDHKITPKIDPLHVPQIHVSNFDLPA; encoded by the exons ATGCCGTCGACGTCGCGGTCGCGAGGCTCTGGGCGCGGGCCTGATGGCGCGCCGCGGTCCCAAGTCATAGCGCCTATGTCGGAGCGGCAGCAATTAGCTCTTGTGATGCAAATTTCATCACAAGACGCTCCTCCAG CCGCTCCGACCCCTGCAGAAGAAAGGAAGAGAACAAGACAACAACGAAATGAACGTGGTGAAACTCCCTTACATGTAGCAGCCATCAGAGGTGACCATGAACAAGTGCGAAAAATTATTAACCAAGGACAAGATCCGAATGTCACTGACTTCGCAg GTTGGACACCGTTACATGAAGCCTGTAACTATGGTTGGCTTCAAGTTGTAGCAGTACTCGTGAGTTGTGGTGCGAATGTTAATGCAAAGGGCTTAGACGATGACACACCACTACACGATGCAGCTACATCGGGAAATCTAAAGATGGTGAAATTTCTCATTGAACATGGTGCCCAACCATTTGCTAAAAACTCCCAAGGAAAATCTCCAGCCGATTATGCAGCACCACACGTCCAAGAATATTTACAATCCCTAAAAG ATAACGCGAGAGCAGCTCATAATACAAAAACAAGGGATGACAGCACAAAAAAGATTGGCAATGCAAGTACAACCAGTGAAGCTTGTAAGAGAAGTAACATGGAGAGCCTAGCACAGggtgaatttgaaaataaagaGGCCACAGCTCAAGAAAAAGTTAACAATgttgaaattaaaatcaaagAAG AGGGAGAACAGGTGAGTAGTGGTGTAGTGTCATCCACTCAAGATGACAGTATCCTCGGTAATAAGAAACTGTACATTGAGATTAAGCAGGAGCCTGACCAATCTGAGGATGATGTTTCtaaaagaaagaaaaggaaGGATAATGATGATAAGGAATCCATAGCTAAGCCATCTTCAATGGCAAGGGGAGGCACAGGAAG AATTCTTACTGGTAGCAAACCACCTGGACCAGCGAGCAAGACTGGTGCAACTATGGTACATAAAGGTGGTGCTTCACTGAATGTCAACAAAAGTGTTGCTACCTCATCCACAGGCAAATTGCAAACAGGTGGCAAAGGAAGTGCTGGAACCAAA GGCAAATCAGGTTCGAACAAAGCATTGAGCACACAAATAAAGCAGGAAAGAAGGAGTCCAGTGCCTAGTCCAAAATCCTCTAAGGATGATGATTCTGATGACCTTAAACCTCTTGAGGCTATAGCACCAAAAGTTCCACCATTGAAGATAGTAATACCTGGTGGTGCAGGTGGATCTGGCAGTAGAAATGAACAAGAAGATG GTGGCTCAGGTCAGCGTGGCAGTGGCAAAGGGAGAGGCAATGCTTCCACATTACCTTATGTCTTACCATGTACAACCACAGATGCAGGTCAAACATCTGACAGCTCAGATGGTAATTCTGATGACAAACGAAGTGGTGAGGGGGGCAAG GGTCAAGATGATCATGGTTCAACAATATCTGGCAGCTCAGGTGGGAAACATGATACAG CTGCATCGAAACCAGCAGATCAGTTATATCTCAGAAAGATGAAGAAGGGAAAGGCCCATTTAAGAAAGTACAAATCAGAGAAACACAATACTGTTGCCTCTATGTATCACTCAT CTGCATCGGGACCAACAGTTGAGTTACATCCAAGGAAAAGAAAGCTGAAGTCGTCCAGGGACAACCATCTAAGGGAAATTAAAATAGAGAGAGACACTGAAAACTCAGTTTCACATAATGTTACACATTCAAATCCTTACCAGATGTATATACATAAGAGGAAACAG ATTGAGCGTCGTCAGAAAACATTGTTCCCTGTCAAACCAAAGCCGCCAAaggatttcaataaatatttgatgaatCGCTGCACATACACTCTTCAAAACAACGTAAATCCGGAGCCTCAGGTCGAAATTCCAATCACTCTTCCACAGCAAATGATAACAGAGTTTATGTCGCAGGAGAGAGAAAG GACTCGACTGCGCATTCAGCATCAGGTTGAGAAGGAGAAACTGGTTTTGGCAGTGGAACAAGAAATCTTACGTGTGCACGGGCGAGCCGAACGTGCTGTGGCTAATcaa GCTCTTCCTTTCTCTGTGTGCACTATCTTGCGTGATAAAGAAGTTTACAACGTGCTAGCACCAGAGCAGGAAGAAAAACGCAACGCGCAGCGATCCAGGTGCAACGGGAGGCAAATTAATTCGTGGCTTCAGGAAGTTGACGACAAGTGGGAAAAGATCAAG GAGGGCATGTTACGACGGCAGCATACGGAGGCAGAAACGTTACACGCGGTTCAGGCCATGGGATGGGAATGGAAACTGAAGGAATTGGGCCTGTGTGATCACAAGATCACGCCCAAGATAGATCCATTGCATGTACCACAAATACATGTGTCAAATTTTGATTTGCCCGCTTGA
- the LOC126979031 gene encoding ankyrin repeat domain-containing protein 12 isoform X5 translates to MPSTSRSRGSGRGPDGAPRSQVIAPMSERQQLALVMQISSQDAPPAAPTPAEERKRTRQQRNERGETPLHVAAIRGDHEQVRKIINQGQDPNVTDFAGWTPLHEACNYGWLQVVAVLVSCGANVNAKGLDDDTPLHDAATSGNLKMVKFLIEHGAQPFAKNSQGKSPADYAAPHVQEYLQSLKDNARAAHNTKTRDDSTKKIGNASTTSEACKRSNMESLAQGEFENKEATAQEKVNNVEIKIKEEGEQVSSGVVSSTQDDSILGNKKLYIEIKQEPDQSEDDVSKRKKRKDNDDKESIAKPSSMARGGTGRILTGSKPPGPASKTGATMVHKGGASLNVNKSVATSSTGKLQTGGKGSAGTKGKSGSNKALSTQIKQERRSPVPSPKSSKDDDSDDLKPLEAIAPKVPPLKIVIPGGAGGSGSRNEQEDGGSGQRGSGKGRGNASTLPYVLPCTTTDAGQTSDSSDGNSDDKRSGEGGKGQDDHGSTISGSSGGKHDTDGAGSRGKERRYQSPLKSPKNTRQSSASKPADQLYLRKMKKGKAHLRKYKSEKHNTVASMYHSSASGPTVELHPRKRKLKSSRDNHLREIKIERDTENSVSHNVTHSNPYQMYIHKRKQIERRQKTLFPVKPKPPKDFNKYLMNRCTYTLQNNVNPEPQVEIPITLPQQMITEFMSQERERTRLRIQHQVEKEKLVLAVEQEILRVHGRAERAVANQALPFSVCTILRDKEVYNVLAPEQEEKRNAQRSRCNGRQINSWLQEVDDKWEKIKEGMLRRQHTEAETLHAVQAMGWEWKLKELGLCDHKITPKIDPLHVPQIHVSNFDLPA, encoded by the exons ATGCCGTCGACGTCGCGGTCGCGAGGCTCTGGGCGCGGGCCTGATGGCGCGCCGCGGTCCCAAGTCATAGCGCCTATGTCGGAGCGGCAGCAATTAGCTCTTGTGATGCAAATTTCATCACAAGACGCTCCTCCAG CCGCTCCGACCCCTGCAGAAGAAAGGAAGAGAACAAGACAACAACGAAATGAACGTGGTGAAACTCCCTTACATGTAGCAGCCATCAGAGGTGACCATGAACAAGTGCGAAAAATTATTAACCAAGGACAAGATCCGAATGTCACTGACTTCGCAg GTTGGACACCGTTACATGAAGCCTGTAACTATGGTTGGCTTCAAGTTGTAGCAGTACTCGTGAGTTGTGGTGCGAATGTTAATGCAAAGGGCTTAGACGATGACACACCACTACACGATGCAGCTACATCGGGAAATCTAAAGATGGTGAAATTTCTCATTGAACATGGTGCCCAACCATTTGCTAAAAACTCCCAAGGAAAATCTCCAGCCGATTATGCAGCACCACACGTCCAAGAATATTTACAATCCCTAAAAG ATAACGCGAGAGCAGCTCATAATACAAAAACAAGGGATGACAGCACAAAAAAGATTGGCAATGCAAGTACAACCAGTGAAGCTTGTAAGAGAAGTAACATGGAGAGCCTAGCACAGggtgaatttgaaaataaagaGGCCACAGCTCAAGAAAAAGTTAACAATgttgaaattaaaatcaaagAAG AGGGAGAACAGGTGAGTAGTGGTGTAGTGTCATCCACTCAAGATGACAGTATCCTCGGTAATAAGAAACTGTACATTGAGATTAAGCAGGAGCCTGACCAATCTGAGGATGATGTTTCtaaaagaaagaaaaggaaGGATAATGATGATAAGGAATCCATAGCTAAGCCATCTTCAATGGCAAGGGGAGGCACAGGAAG AATTCTTACTGGTAGCAAACCACCTGGACCAGCGAGCAAGACTGGTGCAACTATGGTACATAAAGGTGGTGCTTCACTGAATGTCAACAAAAGTGTTGCTACCTCATCCACAGGCAAATTGCAAACAGGTGGCAAAGGAAGTGCTGGAACCAAA GGCAAATCAGGTTCGAACAAAGCATTGAGCACACAAATAAAGCAGGAAAGAAGGAGTCCAGTGCCTAGTCCAAAATCCTCTAAGGATGATGATTCTGATGACCTTAAACCTCTTGAGGCTATAGCACCAAAAGTTCCACCATTGAAGATAGTAATACCTGGTGGTGCAGGTGGATCTGGCAGTAGAAATGAACAAGAAGATG GTGGCTCAGGTCAGCGTGGCAGTGGCAAAGGGAGAGGCAATGCTTCCACATTACCTTATGTCTTACCATGTACAACCACAGATGCAGGTCAAACATCTGACAGCTCAGATGGTAATTCTGATGACAAACGAAGTGGTGAGGGGGGCAAG GGTCAAGATGATCATGGTTCAACAATATCTGGCAGCTCAGGTGGGAAACATGATACAG ATGGAGCTGGGAGCAGAGGCAAGGAACGACGCTATCAATCTCCCTTAAAGTCTCCTAAGAACACACGACAATCTT CTGCATCGAAACCAGCAGATCAGTTATATCTCAGAAAGATGAAGAAGGGAAAGGCCCATTTAAGAAAGTACAAATCAGAGAAACACAATACTGTTGCCTCTATGTATCACTCAT CTGCATCGGGACCAACAGTTGAGTTACATCCAAGGAAAAGAAAGCTGAAGTCGTCCAGGGACAACCATCTAAGGGAAATTAAAATAGAGAGAGACACTGAAAACTCAGTTTCACATAATGTTACACATTCAAATCCTTACCAGATGTATATACATAAGAGGAAACAG ATTGAGCGTCGTCAGAAAACATTGTTCCCTGTCAAACCAAAGCCGCCAAaggatttcaataaatatttgatgaatCGCTGCACATACACTCTTCAAAACAACGTAAATCCGGAGCCTCAGGTCGAAATTCCAATCACTCTTCCACAGCAAATGATAACAGAGTTTATGTCGCAGGAGAGAGAAAG GACTCGACTGCGCATTCAGCATCAGGTTGAGAAGGAGAAACTGGTTTTGGCAGTGGAACAAGAAATCTTACGTGTGCACGGGCGAGCCGAACGTGCTGTGGCTAATcaa GCTCTTCCTTTCTCTGTGTGCACTATCTTGCGTGATAAAGAAGTTTACAACGTGCTAGCACCAGAGCAGGAAGAAAAACGCAACGCGCAGCGATCCAGGTGCAACGGGAGGCAAATTAATTCGTGGCTTCAGGAAGTTGACGACAAGTGGGAAAAGATCAAG GAGGGCATGTTACGACGGCAGCATACGGAGGCAGAAACGTTACACGCGGTTCAGGCCATGGGATGGGAATGGAAACTGAAGGAATTGGGCCTGTGTGATCACAAGATCACGCCCAAGATAGATCCATTGCATGTACCACAAATACATGTGTCAAATTTTGATTTGCCCGCTTGA
- the LOC126979031 gene encoding ankyrin repeat domain-containing protein 12 isoform X10 translates to MPSTSRSRGSGRGPDGAPRSQVIAPMSERQQLALVMQISSQDAPPAAPTPAEERKRTRQQRNERGETPLHVAAIRGDHEQVRKIINQGQDPNVTDFAGWTPLHEACNYGWLQVVAVLVSCGANVNAKGLDDDTPLHDAATSGNLKMVKFLIEHGAQPFAKNSQGKSPADYAAPHVQEYLQSLKDNARAAHNTKTRDDSTKKIGNASTTSEACKRSNMESLAQGEFENKEATAQEKVNNVEIKIKEEGEQVSSGVVSSTQDDSILGNKKLYIEIKQEPDQSEDDVSKRKKRKDNDDKESIAKPSSMARGGTGRILTGSKPPGPASKTGATMVHKGGASLNVNKSVATSSTGKLQTGGKGSAGTKGKSGSNKALSTQIKQERRSPVPSPKSSKDDDSDDLKPLEAIAPKVPPLKIVIPGGAGGSGSRNEQEDGGSGQRGSGKGRGNASTLPYVLPCTTTDAGQTSDSSDGNSDDKRSGEGGKGQDDHGSTISGSSGGKHDTAASGPTVELHPRKRKLKSSRDNHLREIKIERDTENSVSHNVTHSNPYQMYIHKRKQIERRQKTLFPVKPKPPKDFNKYLMNRCTYTLQNNVNPEPQVEIPITLPQQMITEFMSQERERTRLRIQHQVEKEKLVLAVEQEILRVHGRAERAVANQALPFSVCTILRDKEVYNVLAPEQEEKRNAQRSRCNGRQINSWLQEVDDKWEKIKEGMLRRQHTEAETLHAVQAMGWEWKLKELGLCDHKITPKIDPLHVPQIHVSNFDLPA, encoded by the exons ATGCCGTCGACGTCGCGGTCGCGAGGCTCTGGGCGCGGGCCTGATGGCGCGCCGCGGTCCCAAGTCATAGCGCCTATGTCGGAGCGGCAGCAATTAGCTCTTGTGATGCAAATTTCATCACAAGACGCTCCTCCAG CCGCTCCGACCCCTGCAGAAGAAAGGAAGAGAACAAGACAACAACGAAATGAACGTGGTGAAACTCCCTTACATGTAGCAGCCATCAGAGGTGACCATGAACAAGTGCGAAAAATTATTAACCAAGGACAAGATCCGAATGTCACTGACTTCGCAg GTTGGACACCGTTACATGAAGCCTGTAACTATGGTTGGCTTCAAGTTGTAGCAGTACTCGTGAGTTGTGGTGCGAATGTTAATGCAAAGGGCTTAGACGATGACACACCACTACACGATGCAGCTACATCGGGAAATCTAAAGATGGTGAAATTTCTCATTGAACATGGTGCCCAACCATTTGCTAAAAACTCCCAAGGAAAATCTCCAGCCGATTATGCAGCACCACACGTCCAAGAATATTTACAATCCCTAAAAG ATAACGCGAGAGCAGCTCATAATACAAAAACAAGGGATGACAGCACAAAAAAGATTGGCAATGCAAGTACAACCAGTGAAGCTTGTAAGAGAAGTAACATGGAGAGCCTAGCACAGggtgaatttgaaaataaagaGGCCACAGCTCAAGAAAAAGTTAACAATgttgaaattaaaatcaaagAAG AGGGAGAACAGGTGAGTAGTGGTGTAGTGTCATCCACTCAAGATGACAGTATCCTCGGTAATAAGAAACTGTACATTGAGATTAAGCAGGAGCCTGACCAATCTGAGGATGATGTTTCtaaaagaaagaaaaggaaGGATAATGATGATAAGGAATCCATAGCTAAGCCATCTTCAATGGCAAGGGGAGGCACAGGAAG AATTCTTACTGGTAGCAAACCACCTGGACCAGCGAGCAAGACTGGTGCAACTATGGTACATAAAGGTGGTGCTTCACTGAATGTCAACAAAAGTGTTGCTACCTCATCCACAGGCAAATTGCAAACAGGTGGCAAAGGAAGTGCTGGAACCAAA GGCAAATCAGGTTCGAACAAAGCATTGAGCACACAAATAAAGCAGGAAAGAAGGAGTCCAGTGCCTAGTCCAAAATCCTCTAAGGATGATGATTCTGATGACCTTAAACCTCTTGAGGCTATAGCACCAAAAGTTCCACCATTGAAGATAGTAATACCTGGTGGTGCAGGTGGATCTGGCAGTAGAAATGAACAAGAAGATG GTGGCTCAGGTCAGCGTGGCAGTGGCAAAGGGAGAGGCAATGCTTCCACATTACCTTATGTCTTACCATGTACAACCACAGATGCAGGTCAAACATCTGACAGCTCAGATGGTAATTCTGATGACAAACGAAGTGGTGAGGGGGGCAAG GGTCAAGATGATCATGGTTCAACAATATCTGGCAGCTCAGGTGGGAAACATGATACAG CTGCATCGGGACCAACAGTTGAGTTACATCCAAGGAAAAGAAAGCTGAAGTCGTCCAGGGACAACCATCTAAGGGAAATTAAAATAGAGAGAGACACTGAAAACTCAGTTTCACATAATGTTACACATTCAAATCCTTACCAGATGTATATACATAAGAGGAAACAG ATTGAGCGTCGTCAGAAAACATTGTTCCCTGTCAAACCAAAGCCGCCAAaggatttcaataaatatttgatgaatCGCTGCACATACACTCTTCAAAACAACGTAAATCCGGAGCCTCAGGTCGAAATTCCAATCACTCTTCCACAGCAAATGATAACAGAGTTTATGTCGCAGGAGAGAGAAAG GACTCGACTGCGCATTCAGCATCAGGTTGAGAAGGAGAAACTGGTTTTGGCAGTGGAACAAGAAATCTTACGTGTGCACGGGCGAGCCGAACGTGCTGTGGCTAATcaa GCTCTTCCTTTCTCTGTGTGCACTATCTTGCGTGATAAAGAAGTTTACAACGTGCTAGCACCAGAGCAGGAAGAAAAACGCAACGCGCAGCGATCCAGGTGCAACGGGAGGCAAATTAATTCGTGGCTTCAGGAAGTTGACGACAAGTGGGAAAAGATCAAG GAGGGCATGTTACGACGGCAGCATACGGAGGCAGAAACGTTACACGCGGTTCAGGCCATGGGATGGGAATGGAAACTGAAGGAATTGGGCCTGTGTGATCACAAGATCACGCCCAAGATAGATCCATTGCATGTACCACAAATACATGTGTCAAATTTTGATTTGCCCGCTTGA
- the LOC126979031 gene encoding ankyrin repeat domain-containing protein 12 isoform X2: MPSTSRSRGSGRGPDGAPRSQVIAPMSERQQLALVMQISSQDAPPAAPTPAEERKRTRQQRNERGETPLHVAAIRGDHEQVRKIINQGQDPNVTDFAGWTPLHEACNYGWLQVVAVLVSCGANVNAKGLDDDTPLHDAATSGNLKMVKFLIEHGAQPFAKNSQGKSPADYAAPHVQEYLQSLKDNARAAHNTKTRDDSTKKIGNASTTSEACKRSNMESLAQGEFENKEATAQEKVNNVEIKIKEEGEQVSSGVVSSTQDDSILGNKKLYIEIKQEPDQSEDDVSKRKKRKDNDDKESIAKPSSMARGGTGRILTGSKPPGPASKTGATMVHKGGASLNVNKSVATSSTGKLQTGGKGSAGTKGKSGSNKALSTQIKQERRSPVPSPKSSKDDDSDDLKPLEAIAPKVPPLKIVIPGGAGGSGSRNEQEDGGSGQRGSGKGRGNASTLPYVLPCTTTDAGQTSDSSDGNSDDKRSGEGGKGGQRVLRSHRTNDGEKDQTGTVSGSSNQVLGSNKSPPPTGSGQDDHGSTISGSSGGKHDTDGAGSRGKERRYQSPLKSPKNTRQSYGQGGRGRRSSSSKSTINAASGPTVELHPRKRKLKSSRDNHLREIKIERDTENSVSHNVTHSNPYQMYIHKRKQIERRQKTLFPVKPKPPKDFNKYLMNRCTYTLQNNVNPEPQVEIPITLPQQMITEFMSQERERTRLRIQHQVEKEKLVLAVEQEILRVHGRAERAVANQALPFSVCTILRDKEVYNVLAPEQEEKRNAQRSRCNGRQINSWLQEVDDKWEKIKEGMLRRQHTEAETLHAVQAMGWEWKLKELGLCDHKITPKIDPLHVPQIHVSNFDLPA; the protein is encoded by the exons ATGCCGTCGACGTCGCGGTCGCGAGGCTCTGGGCGCGGGCCTGATGGCGCGCCGCGGTCCCAAGTCATAGCGCCTATGTCGGAGCGGCAGCAATTAGCTCTTGTGATGCAAATTTCATCACAAGACGCTCCTCCAG CCGCTCCGACCCCTGCAGAAGAAAGGAAGAGAACAAGACAACAACGAAATGAACGTGGTGAAACTCCCTTACATGTAGCAGCCATCAGAGGTGACCATGAACAAGTGCGAAAAATTATTAACCAAGGACAAGATCCGAATGTCACTGACTTCGCAg GTTGGACACCGTTACATGAAGCCTGTAACTATGGTTGGCTTCAAGTTGTAGCAGTACTCGTGAGTTGTGGTGCGAATGTTAATGCAAAGGGCTTAGACGATGACACACCACTACACGATGCAGCTACATCGGGAAATCTAAAGATGGTGAAATTTCTCATTGAACATGGTGCCCAACCATTTGCTAAAAACTCCCAAGGAAAATCTCCAGCCGATTATGCAGCACCACACGTCCAAGAATATTTACAATCCCTAAAAG ATAACGCGAGAGCAGCTCATAATACAAAAACAAGGGATGACAGCACAAAAAAGATTGGCAATGCAAGTACAACCAGTGAAGCTTGTAAGAGAAGTAACATGGAGAGCCTAGCACAGggtgaatttgaaaataaagaGGCCACAGCTCAAGAAAAAGTTAACAATgttgaaattaaaatcaaagAAG AGGGAGAACAGGTGAGTAGTGGTGTAGTGTCATCCACTCAAGATGACAGTATCCTCGGTAATAAGAAACTGTACATTGAGATTAAGCAGGAGCCTGACCAATCTGAGGATGATGTTTCtaaaagaaagaaaaggaaGGATAATGATGATAAGGAATCCATAGCTAAGCCATCTTCAATGGCAAGGGGAGGCACAGGAAG AATTCTTACTGGTAGCAAACCACCTGGACCAGCGAGCAAGACTGGTGCAACTATGGTACATAAAGGTGGTGCTTCACTGAATGTCAACAAAAGTGTTGCTACCTCATCCACAGGCAAATTGCAAACAGGTGGCAAAGGAAGTGCTGGAACCAAA GGCAAATCAGGTTCGAACAAAGCATTGAGCACACAAATAAAGCAGGAAAGAAGGAGTCCAGTGCCTAGTCCAAAATCCTCTAAGGATGATGATTCTGATGACCTTAAACCTCTTGAGGCTATAGCACCAAAAGTTCCACCATTGAAGATAGTAATACCTGGTGGTGCAGGTGGATCTGGCAGTAGAAATGAACAAGAAGATG GTGGCTCAGGTCAGCGTGGCAGTGGCAAAGGGAGAGGCAATGCTTCCACATTACCTTATGTCTTACCATGTACAACCACAGATGCAGGTCAAACATCTGACAGCTCAGATGGTAATTCTGATGACAAACGAAGTGGTGAGGGGGGCAAG GGAGGGCAAAGAGTACTCCGCTCGCATAGAACAAATGATGGCGAAAAAGACCAAACTGGCACAGTTTCGGGATCATCAAATCAAGTGTTGGGTTCTAATAAAAGTCCTCCTCCCACGGGTTCA GGTCAAGATGATCATGGTTCAACAATATCTGGCAGCTCAGGTGGGAAACATGATACAG ATGGAGCTGGGAGCAGAGGCAAGGAACGACGCTATCAATCTCCCTTAAAGTCTCCTAAGAACACACGACAATCTT ACGGACAGGGGGGCAGAGGTCGCCGAAGTTCATCCTCTAAATCAACGATAAACG CTGCATCGGGACCAACAGTTGAGTTACATCCAAGGAAAAGAAAGCTGAAGTCGTCCAGGGACAACCATCTAAGGGAAATTAAAATAGAGAGAGACACTGAAAACTCAGTTTCACATAATGTTACACATTCAAATCCTTACCAGATGTATATACATAAGAGGAAACAG ATTGAGCGTCGTCAGAAAACATTGTTCCCTGTCAAACCAAAGCCGCCAAaggatttcaataaatatttgatgaatCGCTGCACATACACTCTTCAAAACAACGTAAATCCGGAGCCTCAGGTCGAAATTCCAATCACTCTTCCACAGCAAATGATAACAGAGTTTATGTCGCAGGAGAGAGAAAG GACTCGACTGCGCATTCAGCATCAGGTTGAGAAGGAGAAACTGGTTTTGGCAGTGGAACAAGAAATCTTACGTGTGCACGGGCGAGCCGAACGTGCTGTGGCTAATcaa GCTCTTCCTTTCTCTGTGTGCACTATCTTGCGTGATAAAGAAGTTTACAACGTGCTAGCACCAGAGCAGGAAGAAAAACGCAACGCGCAGCGATCCAGGTGCAACGGGAGGCAAATTAATTCGTGGCTTCAGGAAGTTGACGACAAGTGGGAAAAGATCAAG GAGGGCATGTTACGACGGCAGCATACGGAGGCAGAAACGTTACACGCGGTTCAGGCCATGGGATGGGAATGGAAACTGAAGGAATTGGGCCTGTGTGATCACAAGATCACGCCCAAGATAGATCCATTGCATGTACCACAAATACATGTGTCAAATTTTGATTTGCCCGCTTGA